In the Cryptococcus neoformans var. neoformans JEC21 chromosome 1, complete sequence genome, one interval contains:
- a CDS encoding expressed protein, which translates to MPPRTARLFAILRSLRPVHAAPYLAAAVGGTLLYAGAESVRLGRWENPLLVHAHSHPQPVFRVDPETSIEFPLSLPLATPSPTLTLVGLGVRKVSFLKIKVYSAGFYLQDGATRCLHHIPGWATFTAQHLLTAPSPSPAGETAAPQLSGEALMANLLDQRIACAVRIVPNRNTDFGHLRDAFTRALIGRQKLERAKGALSEADEVRITEAIQTLKTFFPAQTVHKGKSVTLLRPPEGGIVVEFEGTILGKLNDPWIGKQLILTYFADNGAVSDKLKEDVAKGLEGFTNKQRAGGQ; encoded by the exons ATGCCGCCTCGAACTGCACGCCTGTTTGCAATTCTCCGCTCTCTCCGTCCGGTCCACGCCGCCCCCTACCTCGCTGCGGCAGTGGGGGGCACCCTCCTGTACGCGGGGGCCGAATCAGTCAGGCTTGGGCGGTGGGAGAACCCGCTTCTCGTGCACGCCCACTCGCACCCCCAGCCTGTCTTCCGGGTTGATCCCGAGACCTCAATCGAGTTCCCCCTCTCGCTTCCCCTCGCCACTCCCTCTCCGACCCTTACCCTCGTCGGACTCGGCGTACGCAAAGTCTCGTTCCTGAAAATCAAGGTCTACAGCGCCGGCTTCTACTTGCAAGACGGCGCGACCAGGTGTCTCCACCATATTCCCGGATGGGCC ACGTTCACCGCCCAGCATCTCCTCACtgccccttccccttctcccgcCGGCGAGACTGCCGCCCCGCAACTTTCCGGCGAAGCCCTTATGGCCAACTTGCTCGACCAGCGTATCGCATGTGCCGTTCGGATCG TCCCTAACAGGAACACCGATTTCGGC CATCTTCGGGACGCCTTCACCCGAGCCTTGATCGGTCGACAGAAACTTGAACGAGCCAAGGGCGCTCTCTCAGAAGCGGATGAAGTT AGAATCACCGAAGCCATCCAGACCCTTAAGACGTTCTTCCCTGCTCAAACAGTTCACAAGGGTAAATCCGTCACACTCCTTCGTCCTCCTGAAGGGGGCATCGTAGTTGAATTCGAA GGTACAATCCTCGGTAAACTCAACGACCCCTGGATCGGCAAGCAACTCATTTTGACTTACTTTGCGGATAACGGAGCTGTTTCTGACAAG TTGAAGGAAGACGTCGCAAAGGGATTGGAAGGGTTCACCAACAAGCAACGTGCTGGGGGACAGTAA
- a CDS encoding lipid particle protein, putative, which yields MTSLIPSPTSFLNATAALIAPSPITKSRSPLTPTEGAPLSGDAALIPNKYLSEKRDEDTGYPPSPLKTASQAQTTSLNPHPSRSVPSEIPSLVRSPPSTLLDAPARAAMSLPNCQTAAAQARAVRGGEVKTPEYEVDEDVYSRAEDVPLLAPIPLRPSLSRASSAASTASNRGILRRIFIDRSTTPSQHLTRPTFPPPSLSTYSPMSPAPLSLWAKLNLLFIQTTSIILSTYFLVLVVLWAVAAEVAKCLPKWIWPERPRKFPWDDEEYWKKEGKTVSKDPAFYAKQVGMDIEHQTVETEDGYYLKMHRVIDPDAQTHSDGRGGFPVLILHGLFQSSGSFVTSEDRSLAFWLAREGKYQVYLGNTRGVFDMGHRTFSRNDPRFWDWTIRELAMYDLPALVEHVCRETGYDKIAFIGHSQGNGLAFISLSLGMCPSLGSKLSVFIALAPAVYAGTLTTGFPFTTLNKMDWPTWKRFFGVLDFIPLMRWAYDYAPPSMFASLGYIMFAFLFSWTDTNWLHRRKTKMFRFTPTPVSSASIFWWCGKGGFADRKCTLDDSLPRWFDKRFPALSIYHGGRDFLVFADPLLERLKEKEKDVKVIKVTKLEDSEHCDFYWAAEAVEWAYLSFLDDIESTRPRYPDEPEAPKGGTETNMS from the exons ATGACATCCCTaattccttctccaacatcTTTTCTCAACGCAACAGCAGCCCTCATCGCTCCCAGTCCTATCACCAAGTCTCGATCACCACTTACACCTACAGAAGGCGCTCCGCTGTCTGGTGACGCTGCATTAATACCTAATAAGTATCTCAGCGAGAAACGCGACGAAGACACAGGGTATCCACCGTCCCCTTTGAAAACCGCGAGTCAAGCCCAAACAACCTCTTTGAATCCCCATCCATCCCGGTCTGTGCCCTCAGAAATCCCCTCGCTCGTACGAAGTCCCCCTTCAACATTGCTGGATGCCCCAGCACGAGCAGCAATGAGTCTGCCCAACTGCCAAACTGCTGCCGCCCAGGCCCGAGCAGTGAGAGGCGGAGAGGTCAAGACGCCAGAATATGAAGTGGACGAGGATGTATATTCGAGAGCAGAAGATGTGCCTCTTTTGGCACCAATCCCATTACGGCCAAGCCTGTCGCGTGCTTCCTCTGCCGCGTCTACCGCTTCAAACAGAGGTATCTTGAGGCGAATATTTATAGACCGGTCGACGACTCCCTCACAACACCTCACCCGGCCGACCTTCCCGCCTCCATCATTATCAACGTATTCGCCTATGTCTCCCGCTCCTCTTTCACTCTGGGCAAAACTCAATTTGCTGTTCATCCAAACTACGTCAATTATATTATCGACCTActttcttgttcttgtcgTGCTGTGGGCGGTTGCTGCGGAAGTGGCAAAATGTTTACCAAAATGGATTTGGCCAGAGAGACCAAGGAAGTTTCCatgggatgatgaggaatattggaaaaaggagggaaagacGGTCAGTAAAGATCCCGCGTTTTATGCAAAGCAAGTGGGGATGGACATTGAGCATCAGACTGTGGAGACGGAAGATGGCTATTATTTAAA GATGCACCGTGTTATCGATCCCGACGCCCAAACACACTCTGACGGTCGAGGCGGTTTCCCCGTCCTTATCCTTCACGGTCTATTTCAATCCTCGGGGTCATTTGTCACATCTGAAGACCGATCTCTTGCGTTCTGGTTAGCCAGAGAGGGGAAGTATCAGGTCTATCTTGGAAATACAAGAGGAGTGTTCGATATGGGCCACCGAACCTTCAGCCGGAACGACCCGAGATTCTGGG ACTGGACGATTAGAGAACTTGCAATGTACGACCTCCCTGCGCTCGTTGAACACGTCTGTCGAGAAACTGGGTACGACAAGATTGCATTCATCGGCCATTCTCAAGGCAACGGTCTCGCGttcatctctctctccctcggAATGTGCCCCTCCCTCGGCTCAAAGCTTTCTGTATTCATCGCGCTCGCCCCCGCCGTGTATGCGGGGACTCTCACTACCGGGTTCCCATTCACAACGCTAAACAAGATGGATTGGCCGACGTGGAAAAGGTTTTTCGGTGTACTCGATTTCATACCGCTAATGAGGTGGGCATACGACTATGCTCCGCCGAGTATGTTTGCGTCGCTGGGTTACATTATGTTTGCGTTTTTGTTCAGCTGGACGGATACCAACTG GCTTCATCGGCGCAAAACGAAAATGTTCCGCTTTACACCTACCCCCgtctcctccgcctccatcttctggTGGTGCGGCAAAGGCGGTTTTGCCGACCGTAAATGCACTTTGGATGACTCCCTCCCACGATGGTTCGACAAGCGTTTCCCTGCACTGTCAATATACCATGGTGGAAGGGATTTTTTGGTTTTTGCCGATCCGTTGTTGGAGAggctgaaggagaaggagaaggatgtgaAGGTGATCAAGGTGACAAAGCTGGAGGATAGTGAGCACTGTGATTTCTATTGGGCGGCCGAGGCGGTTGAGTGGGCGTACTTGTCGTTTTTGG ATGATATCGAGAGCACAAGACCACGATATCCGGATGAACCCGAAGCTCCCAAGGGTGGGACAGAGACTAACATGTCTTAA
- a CDS encoding expressed protein yields the protein MSYTERHQIQPHSSYILHSHRSPHPFFTPTNLSFTDSQTGAKAGSWSSRRARKGRYAPKQANIHYVRHEKPEEEKGQVEDDKSKEKKVTVEQMEQMAVARIRRTEDIRLRPHFKADVSFWVAVSFTLGSAVWVINAFLVWLPLLRPRLDTDTVSRTASATAFIGGTIFELGSYLMVIEALDRGREINFGTAIGQLLSHRRHTPHYATMDSSTLMKPSNELTYASPNLRKSQQEIKDGITRGAKKFIWWGRPMWHDMGYMAAIIQLFAATVFWVSTLTGLPGVIPGYASGGGSTAIVDVFFWTPQVVGGSGFIVSSLILMIEVQKHWWLPNITDIGWWVAFWNLIGAIGFTLCGALGYSSASGVEYESDLATFWGSWAFLIGSVIQVGEAVWREPTDRGDGGGNSGGGSNGGGEREAENAALCR from the exons ATGAGTTACACAGAACGCCACCAGATACAGCCTCACTCTTCGTACATCCTCCATTCCCACCGCTCGCCCCATCCCTTTTTCACCCCTACAAACCTTTCATTCACTGACTCCCAAACTGGAGCAAAAGCCGGAAGCTGGTCATCGAGAAGAGCACGAAAAGGCAGATATGCCCCAAAACAGGCCAACATCCACTATGTGAGGCATGAGAAgcctgaagaagaaaaaggtcaaGTTGAAGACGACAAgagcaaagagaagaaggtaacCGTGGAGCAAATGGAACAGATGGCTGTTGCAAGGATACGGAGAACAGAGGATATCAGGCTTCGTCCTCACTTCAAGGCGGACGTGAGCTTTTGGGTTGCGGTGTCGTTTACTCTAGGATCCGCCGTATGGGTCATAAATG CATTCCTCGTGTGGCTTCCATTACTTAGACCAAGATTAGATACAGACACAGTTTCACGTACTGCATCAGCCACGGCGTTTATCGGAGGGACGATATTTGAGCTAGGCTCGTATCTGATGGTCATAGAGGCTTTAGATCG aggacgagaaatCAACTTTGGTACAGCTATTGGACAATTATTATCTCACCGAAGACATACTCCTCATTATGCAACTATGGATTCTTCAACCCTAATGAAACCATCTAATGAGCTCACATATGCTAGCCCCAACCTTCGAAAGTCTCAGCAGGAAATAAAAGACGGAATAACGAGAGGCGCAAAGAAGTTTATATGGTGGGGAAGACCTATGTGGCATGATATGGGATACATGGCT GCAATCATCCAGCTTTTTGCAGCAACTGTGTTCTGGGTTTCAACCTT GACCGGTTTGCCAGGTGTAATTCCAGGGTATGCCTCAGGGGGAGGATCTACCGCTATCGTTGATGTCTTTTTTTGGACCCCTCAAG TTGTCGGCGGCTCAGGCTTCATTGTATcctccctcatcctcatgaTTGAAGTTCAAAAACATTGGTGGTTACCAAACATCACAGATATCGGTTGGTGGG TTGCTTTCTGGAACCTGATTGGAGCCATCGGTTTTACCCTATGCGGTGCACTTGGCTACTCTTCCGCTTCGGGAGTGGAGTATGAATCTGATCTTGCAACGTTTTGGGGAAGTTGGGCGTTTTTAATTGGCAGTGTAATTCAAGTTGGGGAAGCCGTATGGAGAGAGCCCACTGATAGGGGAGACGGCGGAGGAAACAGTGGTGGAGGGAGCAATGGTGGAGGGGAGCGAGAAGCGGAGAATGCTGCGCTGTGTCGGTAA